Proteins encoded in a region of the Uloborus diversus isolate 005 chromosome 1, Udiv.v.3.1, whole genome shotgun sequence genome:
- the LOC129234614 gene encoding bestrophin-4-like isoform X1, translating to MTVSYQYDVASSTSGGFIRLLFRWKGSIWKLVYLEMLFFAGAYCLLTVLYRFLMSDGQKRVFERIVFLCSTFMDLIPLSFVLGFYVSFIATRWWNQYTAIPWPDKLMNSLSLYVPGYDETSRVLRRTLMRYLNVALVLVLRSISMAVKRRFPTRDHLVEAGFMTKLELEMLNSVPSTEFNTFWIPCTWFVNLLREAKQECRITDSNGLKLIMEEFNEFRSKCGMLWSYDWISIPLVYTQVVTLATYAFFGACIFGRQYVESPDNPNHNFELYIPIFTIFQLFFYMGLLKVAEQLINPFGDDDEDFELNWIIDRHMKVSYLGVDVLNTQPPPLVRDNYFYTMDMKLPYTQASVGYKKKTYRGSVAKMQIPQEKQTLLVPEFSEEDDEDKIAAAYGGRGASLWTLVGGQLNAPFSVSRADLDAVSLESGSWKVSNPSLFVPFSEGGISKQPPGSSSVGPNQLLQIPEETNPESDQMGLNSTQVLPPTRRRLSMDVTKQNIRKAVKKVVKKPQHKRKPHPQNRWVAFHSTTSGEDEVLSLFKGGDQTANSSRRESFDMRERAPSFKAFQSLPDVKKFGMERGAFLEEWEEEDGVPPETQDNLSTANLLVLYEGEDGAEAPPEFTFTRASMSPCPSSQGSNDVPVRRADGRRLSVASIFEEQDDTEADRGETTSDKK from the exons ggtGTTTGAAAGAATTGTGTTTTTGTGCTCAACATTTATGGACCTCATTCCTCTGAGTTTCGTACTCGGCTTCTATGTGTCCTTCATCGCCACAAGATGGTGGAACCAGTACACAGCCATTCCTTGGCCAGACAA GTTGATGAACAGTCTGTCGCTCTATGTCCCAGGTTACGACGAGACAAGTCGAGTTCTTCGTAGGACCCTGATGCGTTATTTGAACGTGGCATTAGTCTTGGTACTGCGCTCCATTAGCATGGCAGTCAAAAGACGATTCCCAACACGGGATCACCTCGTTGAAGCTG GCTTCATGACAAAATTAGAGTTGGAGATGCTGAACTCCGTTCCCTCGACCGAGTTCAACACTTTCTGGATTCCTTGTACGTGGTTCGTCAATCTACTTCGGGAGGCTAAGCAAGAATGCCGCATCACAGATTCCAACGGGCTCAAACTCATTATGGAG gaatTTAATGAATTCCGGTCGAAATGTGGAATGCTGTGGAGCTATGACTGGATCAGCATTCCTTTGGTATACACTCAG GTTGTAACACTAGCTACTTATGCATTCTTTGGGGCCTGTATTTTTGGCCGACAGTACGTTGAGTCACCAGACAATCCGAATCATAATTTTGAGCTCTACATTCCTATTTTCACCATTTTCCAGCTCTTTTTTTATATGGGATTACTaaag GTAGCAGAGCAGTTAATTAACCCCTTTGGAGATGATGATGAAGACTTCGAGCTCAACTGGATCATCGACAGACACATGAAA GTGTCTTATTTGGGTGTTGATGTCTTAAACACGCAGCCTCCACCACTAGTGAGGGACAACTACTTCTATACAATGGACATGAAATTGCCTTACACGCAGGCATCTGTAGGATACAAGAAGAAGACGTACCGGGGCTCCGTGGCAAAGATGCA AATCCCTCAAGAAAAACAGACCCTGTTAGTTCCAGAATTCAGCGAAGAGGATGATGAAGACAAAATTGCTGCCGCTTATGGTGGTCGTGGCGCTTCTCTGTGGACCCTGGTTGGTGGACAACTCAACGCGCCCTTCAGTGTGTCCAGGGCAGATCTTGATGCTGTGAGTTTGGAGAGTGGGAGTTGGAAAGTGTCCAATCCTTCTCTGTTCGTGCCGTTCAGCGAAGGTGGTATATCGAAACAACCTCCTGGCTCAAGCTCAGTCGG gCCTAATCAACTTCTTCAGATTCCTGAAGAAACTAATCCAGAATCTGACCAAATGGGCTTGAATTCCACACAAGTTTTGCCTCCTACTAGACGAAGATTATCCATGGATGTTACGAAGCAAAACATCAGGAAAGCTGTCAAGAAAGTTGTAAAGAAGCCCCAACACAAACGAAAACCTCACCCCCAGAATAG GTGGGTGGCATTTCATTCCACGACGTCAGGAGAAGATGAAGTGCTGTCCCTTTTTAAGGGAGGAGATCAAACTGCCAATAGTAGCAGACGAGAATCTTTTGACATGCGAGAAAGAGCCCCGTCCTTTAAAGCATTCCAAAGTCTGCCAGATGTCAAGAAGTTTGGCATGGAAAGAGGCGCGTTTTTGGAAGAATGGGAAGAAGAAGACGGCGTACCTCCTGAAACTCAGGACAATTTAAGTACAGCAAATCTTCTCGTCCTCTATGAAGGCGAAGATGGAGCAGAAGCGCCTCCAGAGTTTACCTTCACGAGGGCATCGATGTCTCCTTGTCCCTCGAGCCAAGGATCGAATGATGTTCCTGTCAGAAGGGCAGATGGCAGACGATTGAGTGTGGCATCTATATTTGAGGAACAAGATGATACGGAGGCAGATCGTGGTGAAACGACCTCAGACAAGAAATAA
- the LOC129234614 gene encoding bestrophin-1-like isoform X2 produces MNSLSLYVPGYDETSRVLRRTLMRYLNVALVLVLRSISMAVKRRFPTRDHLVEAGFMTKLELEMLNSVPSTEFNTFWIPCTWFVNLLREAKQECRITDSNGLKLIMEEFNEFRSKCGMLWSYDWISIPLVYTQVVTLATYAFFGACIFGRQYVESPDNPNHNFELYIPIFTIFQLFFYMGLLKVAEQLINPFGDDDEDFELNWIIDRHMKVSYLGVDVLNTQPPPLVRDNYFYTMDMKLPYTQASVGYKKKTYRGSVAKMQIPQEKQTLLVPEFSEEDDEDKIAAAYGGRGASLWTLVGGQLNAPFSVSRADLDAVSLESGSWKVSNPSLFVPFSEGGISKQPPGSSSVGPNQLLQIPEETNPESDQMGLNSTQVLPPTRRRLSMDVTKQNIRKAVKKVVKKPQHKRKPHPQNRWVAFHSTTSGEDEVLSLFKGGDQTANSSRRESFDMRERAPSFKAFQSLPDVKKFGMERGAFLEEWEEEDGVPPETQDNLSTANLLVLYEGEDGAEAPPEFTFTRASMSPCPSSQGSNDVPVRRADGRRLSVASIFEEQDDTEADRGETTSDKK; encoded by the exons ATGAACAGTCTGTCGCTCTATGTCCCAGGTTACGACGAGACAAGTCGAGTTCTTCGTAGGACCCTGATGCGTTATTTGAACGTGGCATTAGTCTTGGTACTGCGCTCCATTAGCATGGCAGTCAAAAGACGATTCCCAACACGGGATCACCTCGTTGAAGCTG GCTTCATGACAAAATTAGAGTTGGAGATGCTGAACTCCGTTCCCTCGACCGAGTTCAACACTTTCTGGATTCCTTGTACGTGGTTCGTCAATCTACTTCGGGAGGCTAAGCAAGAATGCCGCATCACAGATTCCAACGGGCTCAAACTCATTATGGAG gaatTTAATGAATTCCGGTCGAAATGTGGAATGCTGTGGAGCTATGACTGGATCAGCATTCCTTTGGTATACACTCAG GTTGTAACACTAGCTACTTATGCATTCTTTGGGGCCTGTATTTTTGGCCGACAGTACGTTGAGTCACCAGACAATCCGAATCATAATTTTGAGCTCTACATTCCTATTTTCACCATTTTCCAGCTCTTTTTTTATATGGGATTACTaaag GTAGCAGAGCAGTTAATTAACCCCTTTGGAGATGATGATGAAGACTTCGAGCTCAACTGGATCATCGACAGACACATGAAA GTGTCTTATTTGGGTGTTGATGTCTTAAACACGCAGCCTCCACCACTAGTGAGGGACAACTACTTCTATACAATGGACATGAAATTGCCTTACACGCAGGCATCTGTAGGATACAAGAAGAAGACGTACCGGGGCTCCGTGGCAAAGATGCA AATCCCTCAAGAAAAACAGACCCTGTTAGTTCCAGAATTCAGCGAAGAGGATGATGAAGACAAAATTGCTGCCGCTTATGGTGGTCGTGGCGCTTCTCTGTGGACCCTGGTTGGTGGACAACTCAACGCGCCCTTCAGTGTGTCCAGGGCAGATCTTGATGCTGTGAGTTTGGAGAGTGGGAGTTGGAAAGTGTCCAATCCTTCTCTGTTCGTGCCGTTCAGCGAAGGTGGTATATCGAAACAACCTCCTGGCTCAAGCTCAGTCGG gCCTAATCAACTTCTTCAGATTCCTGAAGAAACTAATCCAGAATCTGACCAAATGGGCTTGAATTCCACACAAGTTTTGCCTCCTACTAGACGAAGATTATCCATGGATGTTACGAAGCAAAACATCAGGAAAGCTGTCAAGAAAGTTGTAAAGAAGCCCCAACACAAACGAAAACCTCACCCCCAGAATAG GTGGGTGGCATTTCATTCCACGACGTCAGGAGAAGATGAAGTGCTGTCCCTTTTTAAGGGAGGAGATCAAACTGCCAATAGTAGCAGACGAGAATCTTTTGACATGCGAGAAAGAGCCCCGTCCTTTAAAGCATTCCAAAGTCTGCCAGATGTCAAGAAGTTTGGCATGGAAAGAGGCGCGTTTTTGGAAGAATGGGAAGAAGAAGACGGCGTACCTCCTGAAACTCAGGACAATTTAAGTACAGCAAATCTTCTCGTCCTCTATGAAGGCGAAGATGGAGCAGAAGCGCCTCCAGAGTTTACCTTCACGAGGGCATCGATGTCTCCTTGTCCCTCGAGCCAAGGATCGAATGATGTTCCTGTCAGAAGGGCAGATGGCAGACGATTGAGTGTGGCATCTATATTTGAGGAACAAGATGATACGGAGGCAGATCGTGGTGAAACGACCTCAGACAAGAAATAA